The genomic region CCAGTCACATGCGCTTCAACAAAGTGGAGCTACAGCGCCTTATGCCCAATGACACAGTTTATATTACCATTCTGCGAGAGCCCAGCTCTATGTTTGAGTCCTTGTTCAGTTACTACAACCAGTATTGTCAGAGCTTTAAAAGGGTTCCCAATGGTTCCCTTGAGGCCTTCTTAGAGGAGCCTTGGCGCTTTTACCAACCAGATGAAAAGGACTCCATGTATGCACGAaacaccttgacctttgacttggGTGGAGACAAAGATCACCCAGCAACAGATATTACATATGCACAAGCCTTTGTGGAGGAAGTGGAGCGAGTGTTCTCCTTAGTGATGATTGCTGAGTACTTTGATGAATCTCTAGTTCTTCTTCGCCATCTTCTCTCCTGGGATCTAGATGATATACTTTATGTTAAGCTCAACATGAGGACAGCAAACTCCAAGCAGAACCTGACGCCAGGACTTCCTGCAAAGATCCGTGCCTGGAACTCCCTTGATGCCCATCTCTATGACCACTTCAATGCCTCATTGTGGCGCAAGTTGGCAGCTCTGGGACCAGCATGTGTAGCTAGGGAGGTGCGTCTCCTTCGACAAGCCCAGGAGAGGTTGATGAGAAGCTGCTTTGGTGGACGATTGCCACTTCTCCGTTCAGCCACGCAGATCAAAAATAAAGATCTCCGTCCCTGGCAGCCTAGTGGAAAAGTTGACATTGTAGGATACGACCTCCCAGTAAATCTGAGCCATGGGTTCTCAAGTTTAGCCCAGCAACTCTGCCTCAAGCTTGTCATGCCAGAGGTCCAGTACACCAGGGTTCTcctacattcacaatcactacgcTACCGTCGGGGCTACCAGTTCTGGGCACCGCAGCAGTCGCGTCCTATCCATCGGCACATACGCACAGCCGTGCCTCGGCATCCTCAAGTGCACCACAGCCATTCGCTGTTACCAGCACCAGTCCCTGGCTCAGGAACagggtccacctccacctcaaggcCTGCTACAGGAACCCAGGTTAAGACCACAAGGTTGGAAGCCAAATCCTCACAGACCCAGGCTGCACAGACTGCTTAAGAAAGACTTGAGCATGAGTGCACAGAGTGCCCAAAAGACTGCTTTGTTATACACCTCCAGGATCAGAAGAAAATCTTGCTTTGTTTTCAGAGGTGTAGCAAACAAGCTGGAGTTATTCTTGAATCTGTGTCTCTCCTGTGCTTTCTAGGCATAGCTTCCTattaaaacagcaacaacaacagttgAGGATAAAGAGATAAATCTGGACTTAA from Thalassophryne amazonica chromosome 23, fThaAma1.1, whole genome shotgun sequence harbors:
- the gal3st3 gene encoding galactose-3-O-sulfotransferase 3; this encodes MSQKKIFLVFIAISTVSLLLHHGGHLSWTMEAFHLGCPALRSHPAPGLKPKHTNVAFLKTHKTASSTMQNLLFRFAERNNLTVALPVQACGHQFCYPRSFTSHFVHSHTLPPNIITSHMRFNKVELQRLMPNDTVYITILREPSSMFESLFSYYNQYCQSFKRVPNGSLEAFLEEPWRFYQPDEKDSMYARNTLTFDLGGDKDHPATDITYAQAFVEEVERVFSLVMIAEYFDESLVLLRHLLSWDLDDILYVKLNMRTANSKQNLTPGLPAKIRAWNSLDAHLYDHFNASLWRKLAALGPACVAREVRLLRQAQERLMRSCFGGRLPLLRSATQIKNKDLRPWQPSGKVDIVGYDLPVNLSHGFSSLAQQLCLKLVMPEVQYTRVLLHSQSLRYRRGYQFWAPQQSRPIHRHIRTAVPRHPQVHHSHSLLPAPVPGSGTGSTSTSRPATGTQVKTTRLEAKSSQTQAAQTA